From one Lycium ferocissimum isolate CSIRO_LF1 chromosome 5, AGI_CSIRO_Lferr_CH_V1, whole genome shotgun sequence genomic stretch:
- the LOC132055873 gene encoding uncharacterized protein LOC132055873: MSVILRRLRWMIAGLNKGTPGTPRRLHSADVRPVPLSPLSQQQQLQLLKSYYESKSEHRKPKQPMLEAVHEISIYIHRFHNLDLFQQGWYQIKITMRWEDGDDGLLGTPSRVIQYEAPDLGSEDVYGVWRIDDTDHSFSTQPFRIKYARQDILLSMMVSFNLSRRKHEGPLTSGVILKFELFYAPILENGTSLQASLDASPAAVHEFRLPSKALLGLHSYCPVHFDVFHAVLVDVSVHISLLKGGVYTSSQKVPSEPRVDEDNDNEDYDLEKQEMLIKGLSTARDILFEELQKISKAINQSLDFTDFTDKFDDTQGSRFPPSADTNLMNDKASREVPSKMPNGTKKLEDGVLQSQSKDDILQLYHSLGNQVFYLWSMFMRFHRTHKTSIMDFLREQWAIDRRAEWSIWMVHSKVEMPHQYISSDIDSSSYNGSRGRAPVMRKITEDPAQTAAMRAELHRRSIAQMRINSRSIQDMHIFGDPSRIPIVIIERVVNAPMRSTSGNSYFIQREPKDVNSLLVEAHAKGTKKIHGGSPGQNGRVLKIVVFVHGFQGHHLDLRLVRNQWLLIDPKIEFLMSEVNEEKTAGDFREMGLRLAQEVTSFIKKKMDKASRSGNLKSIKLSFVGHSIGNIILRTALTESIMEPYLRFLHTYVSVSGPHLGYLYSSNSLFNSGLWLLKKLKGTPCIHQLTFTDDPDLRNTFLYKLCKQKTLENFKNIVLLSSPQDGYVPYHSARIEMCQASSGDNSKKGKVFLEMLNDCLDQIRAQSSEHRVFMRCDVNFDTTLQGRNLNTIIGRAAHIEFLESDTFAKFIMWSFPELFT, from the exons ATGTCTGTTATATTACGGCGCCTTCGATGGATGATAGCTGGTCTAAATAAAGGAACACCAGGGACCCCTAGGAGGCTGCACAGTGCTGATGTGCGGCCTGTGCCTCTTTCGCCACTTTCACAACAGCAACAATTGCAACTACTCAAGTCCTATTACGAGTCAAAGTCCGAGCACAGAAAGCCTAAACAACCAATGTTGGAGGCTGTGCATGAGATCTCCATCTACATTCACCGGTTTCACAATCTTGACTTGTTCCAGCAAGG ATGGTACCAGATTAAGATTACAATGAGATGGGAAGATGGTGATGATGGGTTATTAGGAACTCCATCCAGAGTCATCCAGTATGAAG CTCCTGATTTGGGTTCCGAAGATGTATATGGAGTATGGAGGATTGATGATACAGATCATAGTTTCTCCACACAGCCTTTCCGAATCAAATATGCAAGGCAGGATATTCTTCTCTCCATGATGGTCTCCTTCAACTTATCTCGGCGCAAACATGAG GGTCCATTGACATCTGGTGTCATTCTGAAATTCGAGCTTTTCTATGCACCTATATTGGAGAACGG GACTAGTCTGCAGGCTTCCTTGGATGCTTCTCCTGCTGCAGTCCATGAATTTCGTCTTCCATCCAAAGCTCTTCTAGGGTTGCACTCTTATTGTCCTGTACATTTTGACGTTTTTCATGCAGTACTGGTCGATGTGAGTGTGCACATCAGCCTTTTGAAAGGTGGTGTTTATACCTCCTCACAGAAGGTACCAAG CGAGCCTCGTGTGGATGAAGATAACGATAATGAGGATTACGATCTGGAAAAACAA GAAATGCTTATTAAAGGCCTTTCAACTGCGCGTGACATACTTTTCGAGGAGCTACAAAAAATTAGCAAGGCCATAAATCAGTCTCTTGATTTTACTGATTTTACTGACAAGTTCGATGATACACAAGGATCCCGATTTCCTCCAAGTGCAGACACAAACTTGATGAATGATAAGGCTTCAAGAGAAGTGCCAAGCAAGATGCCGAATGGCACCAAG AAACTAGAAGATGGGGTTCTCCAGTCTCAATCTAAGGATGACATACTCCAGTTGTATCATTCCCTCGGCAACCAAGTCTTTTACTTATGGAGTATGTTTATGAGGTTTCACAG GACTCATAAGACATCAATTATGGATTTTCTGCGTGAGCAATGGGCTATTGATCGTAGAGCTGAATGGTCAATATGGATGGTTCATTCTAAAGTTGAGATGCCTCACCAATACATAAGTAGTGACATTGATAGCTCTTCTTACAATGGTTCCCGTGGGAGAGCACCTGTTATGCGGAAGATAACTGAGGAT CCTGCACAGACTGCAGCTATGCGAGCTGAGCTTCATAGGAGAAGTATCGCACAAATGAGG ATCAACAGTCGATCTATCCAAGACATGCACATATTTGGAGATCCATCGCGTATCCCAATTGTAATTATAGAGCGTGTTGTCAATGCACCTATGAGGTCAACAAGTGGAAATTCATACTTCATCCAGCGGGAGCCAAAAGATGTAAATAGCTTGCTAGTTGAGGCACATGCTAAAGGCACAAAAAAGATTCATGGGGGAAGCCCTGGTCAAAATGGCCGTGTTTTGAAGATTGTGGTTTTTGTCCATGGATTCCAG GGACATCATTTAGACTTGCGCCTTGTTCGGAACCAGTGGCTTTTAATAGATCCCAAGATAGAGTTTCTAATGTCAGAAGTTAATGAAGAAAAAACGGCAGGAGACTTCAGAGAAATGGGCTTAAGGCTGGCACAAGAAGTAACATCTTTCATAAAAAAGAAGATGGACAAAGCGTCGAGATCTGGAAATTTGAAGAGTATTAAGCTAAGTTTTGTTGGACATTCCATTGGGAACATCATATTAAGAACAGCTTTAACAG AGAGCATCATGGAACCATATCTCAGATTCCTTCACACATATGTTTCTGTATCTGGTCCACATCTGGGTTACCTTTACAGTTCAAATTCTTTGTTCAATTCTGGGTTGTGGCTCTTGAAGAAGCTCAAGGGCACACCATGCATACATCAGCTTACATTTACAGATGATCCTGATCTCCGGAACACGTTCTTGTACAAACTTTGCAAG CAAAAGACCTTGGAGAATTTCAAGAACATTGTTTTGTTATCTTCACCTCAG GATGGTTATGTTCCATATCATTCTGCAAGAATCGAGATGTGCCAAGCATCTTCAGGGGACAACTCAAAAAAGGGTAAAGTATTTCTGGAGATGCTGAATGATTGCTTGGATCAGATACGTGCTCAGTCATCCGAGCATAGAGTGTTCATGAGGTGCGATgtcaactttgatacaacattgcAAGGAAGGAACTTGAATACAATTATCGGAAGGGCTGCTCATATAGAGTTCTTGGAGTCGGACACTTTTGCCAAGTTCATAATGTGGTCATTCCCTGAGTTGTTTACATGA
- the LOC132055874 gene encoding pentatricopeptide repeat-containing protein At1g74850, chloroplastic encodes MSLTYNSFFPVLTPIPPSHRYLFPSKIPTYKNLTGAHRRLLLTVSVRAKPKDLILGNPTVTVEKGKYSYDVETLINKLSSLPPRGSIARCLDTFKNKLSLSDFSLVFKEFAARGDWQRSLRLFKYMQRQIWCKPNEHIYTLMIGILGREGLLDKAFEIFDEMPTHSVARTVFSYTSIINAYGRNGQYETSLQLLEKMKQENIVPSILTYNTVINSCARGGYEWEGLLGLFAEMRHEGIQPDLVTYNTLLSACSSRGLEDEAEMVFRTMNEAGVLPDVTTYSYLVETFGKLGKLEKVSELLMEMEAGGTSPEVTSYNVLLEAYAHLGSMKEAMDVFRQMQAAGCVANAETYSILLNLYGKNGRYDQVRELFLEMKTSNTEPDADTYNILIQVFGEGGYFKEVVTLFHDMVEEKVEPNMETYEGLIYACGKGGLHEDAKRILLHMNGQGLVPSSKVYNGVIEAYGQAALYEEAVVAFNTMNEVGSRPMVETFNSLIHAFAKGGLYKESEAIWFRMGEVGVPRNRDSFNGMIEGYRQGGQFEEAIKAYVEMEKARCDPDERTLEAVLSVYCFAGLVDESEEQFQEIKSLGIQPSIICCCMMLAICAKSERWDMARELLNDVRTNKTSDMHQVIGQMIHGDLDDENNWQMVEYVFDKLKSEGCGLSMRFYNTLIEALWWLGQKERAARVLNEATKRGLFPELFRRNKLVWSVDVHRMWPGGACAAISVWLNDLEELFHKGEELPQLASVVVVRGQTEKSSITRDLPVAKAAYSFLKDNVSSSFCFPGWNKGRIVCQKTQLKRTFSSAETSTEASKGDRLIPLSNTPISHLGKQTSTSNAKRSESVNADTERSRSSDPELMASSV; translated from the exons ATGTCCCTCACATACAACTCATTCTTCCCAGTCCTCACCCCAATTCCCCCTTCACACCGTTACCTATTTCCGTCCAAAATCCCAACTTACAAAAACCTCACCGGGGCCCACCGCCGTCTTCTTTTAACGGTTTCCGTTAGAGCTAAACCTAAAGACCTCATCTTAGGCAACCCAACAGTTACCGTCGAAAAAGGCAAATACAGTTACGACGTTGAAACCTTAATCAACAAACTCTCAAGCCTTCCGCCACGTGGAAGCATTGCGCGTTGTTTAGATACTTTCAAAAACAAGCtttctttatctgatttttcTTTAGTCTTTAAGGAATTTGCGGCGCGTGGGGATTGGCAACGTTCATTGCGACTGTTTAAGTATATGCAAAGACAAATATGGTGTAAGCCTAATGAGCATATTTATACTCTTATGATTGGTATATTAGGTCGTGAAGGGCTTCTTGATAAAGCCTTTGAGATATTCGATGAAATGCCAACTCACAGTGTGGCAAGAACTGTATTTTCTTATACTTCGATTATTAATGCTTATGGAAGGAATGGACAGTATGAAACTTCACTTCAATTGCTTGAAAAAATGAAGCAAGAAAACATAGTTCCTAGTATATTGACTTATAATACGGTTATTAACTCGTGTGCTCGAGGTGGGTATGAATGGGAGGGTTTATTAGGTTTATTTGCTGAAATGCGACACGAGGGTATTCAACCGGATTTAGTTACGTATAATACTTTGTTAAGTGCTTGTTCGAGTAGAGGGTTAGAAGATGAGGCCGAGATGGTTTTTAGGACGATGAATGAGGCGGGTGTTTTGCCTGATGTAACTACTTATAGTTATTTGGTTGAGACTTTTGGGAAATTAGGGAAATTGGAAAAAGTCTCGGAGTTGCTTATGGAAATGGAGGCTGGGGGTACGTCGCCTGAGGTTACCTCGTATAATGTGTTGTTGGAGGCTTATGCGCATTTGGGGTCTATGAAAGAGGCTATGGATGTGTTTAGGCAAATGCAGGCAGCTGGATGTGTGGCTAATGCAGAGACTTATAGTATTCTGTTGAATTTATATGGGAAAAACGGGAGATATGATCAGGTTAGGGAGCTTTTCCTTGAGATGAAAACGAGTAATACAGAGCCGGATGCGGATACGTATAATATTCTCATCCAGGTGTTTGGTGAAGGTGGTTATTTTAAGGAGGTGGTAACATTATTCCATGATATGGTTGAAGAGAAGGTAGAACCAAATATGGAGACTTATGAAGGGTTGATATATGCCTGCGGTAAGGGAGGGCTTCATGAAGATGCGAAGAGGATTCTGCTGCATATGAATGGACAAGGTCTGGTGCCTAGCTCTAAAGTATATAATGGCGTAATTGAAGCTTATGGACAGGCGGCGCTTTATGAGGAGGCAGTCGTCGCCTTCAATACGATGAATGAGGTAGGAAGCAGGCCAATGGTGGAGACTTTCAATTCTCTGATCCATGCATTTGCTAAAGGGGGACTTTACAAAGAATCTGAAGCAATATGGTTTAGAATGGGTGAGGTTGGAGTTCCCCGGAACAGGGATTCTTTCAACGGTATGATTGAAGGGTATAGACAAGGAGGTCAGTTCGAAGAAGCTATAAAAGCTTACGTTGAGATGGAAAAGGCAAGATGTGATCCAGATGAGCGGACGCTCGAGGCAGTTTTGAGTGTCTACTGCTTTGCAGGCCTAGTTGACGAAAGTGAGGAGCAGTTTCAGGAAATTAAATCACTGGGTATTCAGCCTAGCATCATTTGCTGCTGTATGATGCTGGCAATTTGCGCAAAAAGTGAGAG GTGGGATATGGCCCGTGAATTATTGAACGATGTGAGGACAAACAAGACTTCTGATATGCACCAAGTTATTGGACAAATGATTCACGGAGATTTAGATGATGAAAATAATTGGCAGATGGTTGAGTATGTCTTTGACAAACTCAAGTCAGAAGGATGTGGTTTGAGCATGAGGTTCTACAACACTCTTATAGAAGCACTTTGGTGGTTAGGCCAGAAAGAAAGGGCTGCAAGAGTGCTGAATGAAGCAACAAAAAGGGGGCTATTCCCTGAACTGTTTCGAAGAAACAAACTTGTGTGGTCTGTGGATGTTCATAG GATGTGGCCTGGTGGTGCATGCGCTGCAATATCAGTTTGGCTCAACGATTTGGAAGAGTTGTTTCATAAAGGCGAGGAGCTTCCCCAACTGGCTTCTGTTGTAGTCGT ACGAGGTCAGACGGAGAAGAGTTCAATAACTAGGGATTTGCCGGTTGCTAAGGCTGCATATTCTTTTCTAAAGGATAATGTTTCATCATCATTTTGTTTCCCTGGGTGGAATAAGGGGCGGATAGTCTGTCAAAAGACTCAGCTCAAACGTACTTTTTCTAGTGCCGAAACATCCACAGAAGCTTCAAAAGGTGACAGACTAATTCCTTTAAGTAACACTCCCATTTCTCATTTGGGAAAACAAACATCCACGAGTAATGCAAAAAGATCAGAAAGTGTGAATGCTGACACTGAGAGAAGCAGGAGTTCAGATCCAGAACTCATGGCGAGCAGTGTTTGA